The nucleotide sequence GTCCAGCTGCGAAGTCGGCTCATCAATGACCAGGATATCCGGGTCCATGACGATAATGGAAGCAAGCGCGACTCGTTGCCGTTGCCCGCCGGACAATTCAAACGGATTTTTCTCACGGAGATGGGCAATGTTCACGAGTTTCAGGATTTCCTCTACCCGCAGCCGGATTTCGTCAACCGGCACGCCGAGATTCTCTAAGCCGTAGGCCACTTCTTCAAACACATTGTCTTTGACGCCGGACACTTGGATAAACGGATTTTGGAACACATACCCAACCTGCTCCGCCATTTGGCCAAGCTGCGTATCCTGCGTATCTTTTCCGCCCACCCGTACAGTCCCTTCCAGGTCTCCTTTGTAGAAATGGGGAATAAACCCGCGGATGGCATTGCATAGCGTTGTTTTCCCGGAAGCGTTGTTGCCGATAATGGCGGTGAATTTCCCTTTTTCAATGGTGAACGAAACATCCTTCAGGACATAATCATCGCTGACCGGATAGCGGTACGAAACGTTTTGCAACTCGATTACGATGTCTGCCATAAGACTACCCTCCAAACAAGCAAGCCCAGTATGATTAAAATAAATAAAATCGGCAATATCCGGTCGGCGCGGCTTTTGGCCAATTTGTGCAGACTGGTTTTCTTCACCGGCGCTGAAAATGCGCGCGATTCGAGCGTCAGTGCGCGTTCTTCCGTTCCGGCAATGGAAGACAAAATAAGCGGAGTGAGTGTCGGAATAAATGCTTTCGCCCGCACAAAGAGCGACCCTTCCGTTTCAACCCCTCTTGTTTTCTGTGCTTCCATGATGGTATTGGCTTGCCTGCGCATTTCCGGAATGATTTGAAGGGTCGACAATACGACATACGCCCCCATTGGCGGCATCCCTTTGTCTTCGAGCGACTTCACGAAATCGCGCACTTCCGTCATCCGGAAAAACAGCACAAATGCAGAACCAATCGCCAAGATGCGGGAAGTCAAGATGAGTCCGTAATAAACGCCTTCTTGTTTGATTTCAAAAATCCACCATCGCCACAACACTTGCTCGCCCGGGAAGAAAAAGATCTGCATCAGAAAGACAATCACGAGAACGCTGACCAATGCTTTCACAACAATGCCCATGAATTCCTTGAAAACACCGGCCAACAACGAGATGGCCACTAATCCCAGAAATACGGAAAAGGCAAACCAATAGCCAGGAACAATCAGGACAACCGCCAAAATAAACAGCGAAAAATAAAATTTGGTCATCGGGTGAAGCTGAAGCAATGCATTCGGTTTCATGGCTCTTGCCCCTCCCTTTCTTCAGGAAAAATCGATAGATGTTGAACGCATCGAATCACGAGCGGTTTCGGCGTTTCATATACAAATGGCCGTATTTCAGTTTTGACAAATAGCGGTCAGACATGCCTTTGACAATGAAAAAGACGATCAGCACAGAAACCACTTTATCGGCTATTTCAACGATGAAGCTCGATGAAAATACCGCCGTCCACAGTTGTTGCCCAGATGCCAGGAAAGTAGCCGTGATCAACGAAGAGGTATTCCCTGTAGCGCCGCCAAATACCAAAACAGTAATCGGTGCGGAAACGACGACCGCTATCAAAGTGATGACGATGCCCGAGATGATGGTTTTGGGCACGTTTTTAAAAAATCCGAATTTGGAAAGAAGGCCAGCGCCAACACCAATTGCCATCGAGGTTAAGGCATACGGCAAATATACCGGATTGAAAATGGCGTTGATTAAATTGGTGATAAGTCCAGCTAATAAAGCCACCCATGGCCCTGCAATGACGCCTACTAAAATCGTGCCGATCGTATCCAGAAAAATCGGCAGCCGCAGCACATTCGTCAATTGAAAACCGACGATATTGATGGCGACCCCGATTGGAATCAAGAGCATTGCCATTAAACTGAAGTCGTCCTTAAAACTGCGTTTCATGATTTTTTCCCCCTCTCCGAATGAGTCATTGCAATCATGCCCATCTTTTCTACGGCGTCAAAAAACTGGGCAACGAATTTTTCGCGGTCAACCGTATGCAGAACTTTCGCGTTCGCTGCTTTCCCGGAGCGCTGTGCATAATCGACTATCGTCGTCCCGGCAGTCAAACGCCCTTGCGTCTCGATTTGAACGCAGCAATCGTCTCCTTCGAATAATTCCGGCGTCACGACATAAGAGACCGCGCACAAATCATGTAAGCGGATACATTTTTCGAAATCCCTTGGATGGAAAGCGGTCTGTTTGGCCTGTTTTACATAAAAACGCATCATTGCCGCCACTTTTAAAGCAAAATCCGAACCCGTTCTTTCCAGCTCTTTCACTTCTTCGAGCGTCACATACGCTTTATGTGTTACGTCCAAGCCGCTCATCACGATTGGAACGCCAGAACGAAACACCAAATCAGCGGCATGCGGATCCACGTAAACATTAAATTCCGCCGTCGGCGTCATATTGCCGCCCACTGCTGCGCCTCCCATATACGAAATGAATTTTATCTTCGGTTTCACTTCCGGATGCGCAAACAGCAATGCGCCGACATTGGTCAACGGGCCCGTGGCAATCAGGACAACCGGTTCAGGGCTTGCCATCAATACTTGTTTCATCGCTTCAATGGCCGTCCGGCTGCTTAATTTGAGCACGGGTTCTGGAAACTCCACATCCCCAAGTCCGCTGTCGCCGTGTACCTCGGCCGCAATTTCCAGCGCTTTAAACATCGGCCGGTCCAAACCTTGGGCGATTTCCACGTCCTGGCCTAAATAGCTGGCAAACGCCAAAGCATTGGCCACTGTTTTTGCTTGCGTTTGATTTCCCGCTTCTGTCGTGATCAGTTTGACATCCAATTCGGGACGCGCGAAAGCCAATGTCAGCGCCATCACGTCATCAATTCCCGGATCGCAGTCGATCATTACAGGTATCGCCATCAAATTCCCCCATTCCTTTCTGCATAACCCTTGAAATCCCAGCTTCAAAGGTCTTAAGGTATTTCGATTCTTTTCGGTTGGATTCCTGCACGCAAACACAATAAGCAGACGATTTATTGGTTTTTTCTCCAAACAAAAAAAGAAGACCGAAGTCTTCTTTCTTGTCCCTTCAACTGTCTTCCTTGGTAGTCGAAGTCAAGCTGACGATTTTCCCTGCTTCTTCCCGGTCCATTTCGTAAATGTCTTGGTACGAGTAAGATTTCACTAAGCCTTTTTTGTCATCAATGGTCATTTTTCCGGTAACGGTTGCCTGCAGCCCGTCTGCCCGGACATGGTCGATGGTGACTTTCACATCGTGGTCGCTGTCCATGCTGCCGACATAGTCAAGAAACTGCTGTTTCCCTTCGATCGTTTCTTCGCCTTCCAT is from Planococcus liqunii and encodes:
- a CDS encoding energy-coupling factor ABC transporter ATP-binding protein, with the protein product MADIVIELQNVSYRYPVSDDYVLKDVSFTIEKGKFTAIIGNNASGKTTLCNAIRGFIPHFYKGDLEGTVRVGGKDTQDTQLGQMAEQVGYVFQNPFIQVSGVKDNVFEEVAYGLENLGVPVDEIRLRVEEILKLVNIAHLREKNPFELSGGQRQRVALASIIVMDPDILVIDEPTSQLDPVGTEQIFDIIRLMKERGKTIVLVEHKMDLIAEYADDLLVMSEGKLVMQGPVKEVFGNPEYERYNIQYPHVTEVALQLQKSGMPLAFLPVKDSELAQALNLKGVGARD
- a CDS encoding energy-coupling factor transporter transmembrane component T, translated to MKPNALLQLHPMTKFYFSLFILAVVLIVPGYWFAFSVFLGLVAISLLAGVFKEFMGIVVKALVSVLVIVFLMQIFFFPGEQVLWRWWIFEIKQEGVYYGLILTSRILAIGSAFVLFFRMTEVRDFVKSLEDKGMPPMGAYVVLSTLQIIPEMRRQANTIMEAQKTRGVETEGSLFVRAKAFIPTLTPLILSSIAGTEERALTLESRAFSAPVKKTSLHKLAKSRADRILPILFILIILGLLVWRVVLWQTS
- a CDS encoding ECF transporter S component, giving the protein MKRSFKDDFSLMAMLLIPIGVAINIVGFQLTNVLRLPIFLDTIGTILVGVIAGPWVALLAGLITNLINAIFNPVYLPYALTSMAIGVGAGLLSKFGFFKNVPKTIISGIVITLIAVVVSAPITVLVFGGATGNTSSLITATFLASGQQLWTAVFSSSFIVEIADKVVSVLIVFFIVKGMSDRYLSKLKYGHLYMKRRNRS
- a CDS encoding nucleoside hydrolase, translating into MAIPVMIDCDPGIDDVMALTLAFARPELDVKLITTEAGNQTQAKTVANALAFASYLGQDVEIAQGLDRPMFKALEIAAEVHGDSGLGDVEFPEPVLKLSSRTAIEAMKQVLMASPEPVVLIATGPLTNVGALLFAHPEVKPKIKFISYMGGAAVGGNMTPTAEFNVYVDPHAADLVFRSGVPIVMSGLDVTHKAYVTLEEVKELERTGSDFALKVAAMMRFYVKQAKQTAFHPRDFEKCIRLHDLCAVSYVVTPELFEGDDCCVQIETQGRLTAGTTIVDYAQRSGKAANAKVLHTVDREKFVAQFFDAVEKMGMIAMTHSERGKKS
- a CDS encoding nuclear transport factor 2 family protein, which gives rise to MANVNSEKFFKEMNVAFVIGDLDFIEKHIADDVVWKMEGEETIEGKQQFLDYVGSMDSDHDVKVTIDHVRADGLQATVTGKMTIDDKKGLVKSYSYQDIYEMDREEAGKIVSLTSTTKEDS